From the Lactuca sativa cultivar Salinas chromosome 9, Lsat_Salinas_v11, whole genome shotgun sequence genome, the window TTGCTTATTTATTAAATGAGTTATGTGGGTTGGGTTCGACACACTAACATGTGAACCTGTAAACTCAAATACTTAAATGGGTTATATAGAGTTGGGTTGAGGTTTCCAACCCGCCAACCCACTAACCCATATATTACATGGGTTTGGTTGAGTTTATGTTTTCTAACCCGCCAAACCGAACTCAATCGACTGCCATGCCTAGGTTGTAGATAAAAGCTAATGAAAATAAGGTCTTGAGACAAGCTTAGAGGGTGTCGGGTTTGAAcgggttttttttcttttaaattagaGCTACCAATGTTTTTTAGAATTGCGTATAATCGAAGTAACTACACTGATCAAATTTTTTAACAATTTCCTCAAATTCTAATTGTGTTATTTAATTGAAAATCTAGAAGAGATTTCTTTTTGTGGAAGAATCGATAAGTTTCTTTACAGGGGCATTTCACCTGGATATTTAACATTTTCTTTAACCCGTATAGTATACGAGTTTCACATATAGTCTGTTAACAAAGTTAATCATATCATTTTCATGCAAGATTTGCTCAAAAAAACTATCCATGCAAAAATTGTTTTATAAAGAATATAttcaaaataaagaaaattgaaGTAGTACCATTTATGAAATTTTGTCTTGTTTTAAATATTTAACGAAAACAGGTTATCACATGTTATGAGACTTTTTTTTAACATATTGTGAAGTTTATGCTACTAGGAAAAAAAATTAAACCAAGATAGTTCATTGGGCTAAAATAGCATTAACCCAATTTACTTCAGAAAAATGACTTAGGaaggtaactacctcttatccgtgttcacatattggcaacttcttcttttttgtacataataaagcaactaacttgttttaactgtttataTTACACCGATATTACCGGCTAATACCTGTTTTAACCGGTAAGTCAaaaggaaaatgacttaggagagtaactacctcttatccgtgttcacatattggcaactttttattttttgtacataagaaagcaactaacttgttttaactgtgtaacatcccaaaaatcatgaccaaaaatttcgtttttaatttaatactaaaagcataattgtcaaaccattaatttaatactccagcatcgggccccgccctgcatcaggccccgcctgccatcgagccccgctcggtatacatatctgtctctcttaggccccgcctgtctccgcCCCCCCCCctccgctaaacacatacaatcatataacatgctaacacacaaagaaacatactctactgtatccctgtcctaagaaacatactctgctaataatgagatacggaacatcatccgtactcagctagtgatgagatacaggacctcgcccacactcacctctctaccaagcacatacaagtatcacacagacaacaagtataatctaacatgcaaacattcctcgggcacccgccCGTCATCAAACCTTGGTCTGGattaacatactagcatacaatgcctagggctaacccccgggtcttcctactcatagactacatgggctgccattgtggccttagaccccttcacacagtgaggagactcaccttgcactgttgAAGCCCTGGCTGGaactagctgagtacggacgaagttccgtatctcattattagcagagtatgtttcttaggacatgGATACattagagtatgtttctttatgtgttatcatgttatatgattatatgtgtttagCAGGCGGGGCCTGGAGACAGGCGGAGCCTAAGACAGACAAATTTGTATaccaagcggggctcgatgccaggcggggcctgatgccgggcgaggcccgatgtcggagtattaaattaatggtttgacaattatgattttagtattaaattaaaaacgaaacttttggtcatgatttttgggatgttacacaattaaaacaagttagttgctttcttatgtacaaaaaataagaagttgccaatatgtgaacacggataagaggtagttgcCCTCCTAAGtctgtaacaccgtaattttcaagactaaaattttcatttaaattcgcttaattcttaaaacacttttcataaaaatctcattttatttaaattacaaaacataactccaagatcaaataaacaataatccaggatcctctaaaacataactcttcctttggtgtgtacaatcgagtcggtgccgtcccgtgatcttgagaaaacctgaaacacataacacataacacggtaagcacggagcttagtgagttccccaaaataccacatataacacatactagccactcgaggctataactctgtgggccctctggacCTAActatgtggaccctctggtcctaactctgtggaccttccagtcctaactctgtaaactcaggaacatgcacaacataaatcacatagaaataatacagtacaacacataacatacataacatacaagatactctgtctcATAActttggttacctactcaaggtaaagtatagtgagaagactcacctgaaagCAACAAGCAGTTATCcttacacttgaatctcgaactcgccaccgcctaacacataaggcaaatatctctaattaaaccGAGAACTCCTCTTTCCCTCTCCAATCGGgtagtgggtaaaagaccattttatcccttTACGAtctctattacttatgttgaccaaaaccccaaagcCAACataagtcaactcaagtcaacggtcaactctaaCCAGACTCGTGCActcgagtgactcggcgagtccattcgtgtcctctgaatcctcaaaagcctcactcgactcgtcgagttaacctttcactcaaCGGGTTACCACtagtcacgaatcgcggggcaacccgactcgactcgtcgagtccccatatggactcggcgagttccctccatggcaacactgaaaagaccttctgaggtcagatctgttcctctaatccatagatatgGCTTCCCTACGACCAATAACCACATAAAGGTCGAGGCTTGACATACATGCAAAGCTCACAAGGCTTTCCTTGGAGAAATGGCTCCAAGAATGACATCAAAGTCTCATTCTCTCAATGAACCAACATAAATCATACACAATGAGGCCctatggacctctatgggtctagaTCTAGGATCTCTCACACAAAGGGACCCTATACTCATCACTACAAGCCATAGGAAGGTGTAAAAACTCTAAAATCACCAATCCCAACTAAAACAGAATAGGGAAATCAATTTGATACCTCTAAAATGAAGATACGAGCTCAGGAACTCGGAATCAACAActcccttgacctccctttgctggaaatgacttctcccttgcaaaatcacaccaagaaTGCTTAAAATGGCTTTATTTCTCTCACTCTTTGCTCTTGCTCTCTAGGCCAcctctctctggactggtagccgcacaagagggctataaggtcctttaaataggtctcaaaccctgacaattagggttttccttaacaacactgacttggcgagtccagatacccgactcgtcgagtcccttcattaaacagGTCACcaagtcgcgatcctactcgacgagttgaggcatcaaatcgccgagtctcttcatatCCCATAATAAAATATTCAAATTTCCATGCCTagatatccggatgttacaaagtcattttccctttgaatTACCAGTTAAAACAtgtattagccggtaatattggtgtaatttaaacaggtaaaacaagttagttgctttattatgtaaaaaaaaaaaagaaattgtcAATATGTAAACACAGATAAAAGGTACTTACCCTCCTAAGTCGTTTTCCCAATTTACTTCGGATATAATTATAAATATAGAATTAGGGCTAAGAACAACTTTTATTGGGCTTTTGACGAAGCAAATTGGGCCTCTGACCCGGTGGTAAAGAATAAATATCGGGTTTTCCGGTACTCCGGGTGGATACCCTGTGAGTCTGTGACCTGTGTTAGGTTAACTACCAGATACTCTCCTCCGGCCCATCATTTCCATCGATGGTAGTCGCCGGCTGTTCCCAGTCCGCCGAGAAAATGGTTAGAGCTTCGTCAAGACTGCTCTATCACTTAACCAATCCGAAATCTCTCCTTCATCACTGCCCTTTCGCTATCTTCGGCCTGGCTCGTCGTCATTCTCCGGCCTTCCCGGTTGCAACCCTGTACGCTGCCCCCAACCACCTCCTACATTTCTCTCGCACCAATTCACTTATTCCGATCAATTTCGCGCATAGTTTTTACTCCAGAGCGACTGATAATACCTGGCAAGATTACAATCATATTCCCGCTAATGACTACCAAGTCTCACTGTCTCATCCATGGCCGGAGTGGCACCGCCTACTTGAATCTCTATCCATTTTAGGTTACTTTAACTGGAGCAGTAACATCGAGGATGAAATTGTTGCGAATGAGAAATTATCAATGGAGTTTGTCGCTGCTGCGAATTCCTGTTTGGCCTTTGCTCGTGATAGACCTTTAATCTTAGGGTTTGTAATTCGAACttctttctatttttttaaatatcataTCTTTATACATCATATCATACCAATCTCATGGAattataaaccctagatttctaCTTCATTTGCTCCCATGCAAATTGCAAAAATGAAACCGAGAACAATTTCGACATCTTAATTGTTCATTCGAATCATCTTTCAGGTGGCTTCGAAGAGAGGACATCGAGGTGCTTATCACTGATTGCTATCCATTTCTGTTCAAAGATGCCCATGAAACCGAGAGAAGAATTAGGTCTTTCTTACAGGTTCCCTCCTGATAGTGTTTGTCGTGTTCGTCATTCAGTCATAACAAATTGCTTGTGATCTTATTTGTTATATCAAATTGAAGGCAGGGGGATCATTCCAAGCAAGACCAGTAGACTTGATGAAGTGCATAGTAAGTTATGCAAGCAATCCTATCATTTATCCTGAAAGAAACATTAAGGAAGCTACTGTATCATTTGTCAGAAACTTGTTACAAGAAATGGCTAATATAAGCTGTAAAGTTGGATCACCAGAGCAGTATCAAGAACAAATTCCAAGAAATCTCGGACCAAATATTACCATGAAGAAAGGTGATTGGATATGCCCAAAGTAAGTTACACTTCATGTTTTGATTCATTATACAGGAATTCTTGATTTACACATGTGAACAGATAGAGTTTTTCTTTTTGAGCAGATGCAACTTCATGAACTTTGCAAGAAATACTAAATGCCTTGAATGTGAGGAGCTCAGACCAGTTGATAACTCAAGATATACCAAGACAATCGAAAGAGGACAAAATGACAGAAATGCTCCCTCTCCTGTCACCATAGACAGCAACAATTCCAATTATCTTCAGAGCAAGCAGACTCAAGACCCTGATAAAGAAGAAAAAGTAGAAACATGGTTCAAAAAGATGAAAATTTTGCACAATGTCACAGACCCAAAAACTTCTGTTTCTcatgaagaaaacaaaaagacaGAAATACCCTTTTCTCCTAAACGACACCAACCAAGTTCTAGCACCTATGTTCCTTTCGTCCCATTTCCACCAAACTATTTTGCCAAGAAAGATGATAACAGTAACACATGTGTGAAAGAAACAGGAACTGATGACGTGGATTCCAGGTCATCAATTGGGAACAAAACCCTAGTAAGTGAAGATACGATTACAAATAATACCGGTTCATCAGGTAACAAGTTAAGAAGTTTGGAGGGGTCAGCAGTGATTGAATCTGATCCGTTGGATATGTCTGAAGAGGCTAAGGCAGAAAGGTGGTTCAGACGTGTTGCACAGATTAAGGATATTTCTGAATTAAGTCAAATTCCTGATGAAGATTTTCCATCGATTATGCCAATGAGAAAAGGGGTGAATCGGTTTGTTGTAAGTAAGAGGAAAACGCCATTAGAAAGGAGGTTAACATCTCCTCAGTATAGAAAGAGTCTTAGAAGTGTGAGCTTTGAGAGGAAAAGTGAAGGGGATGATGATAATTGAACAatgaaattgttatttttattgaATGTGAGAAATAgcaatttatttttatttgtttgtttgttatggcattttacttttattttttcttcTTGTGATATTATTGTTTCGATGACAATAGCAATTTTGTCGATTTTTATAGTCTCAGTAGGAAATAaattgaaagtagaatgctataattggGTGGAATTAGGTGCTATTTACATTCTTGAGGTGTCAtggtttagggtttaaggtttCCCCTTTCTAATAATTTCATGAAATAAACTgcaagtagaatgctataattggGTGGAATTTTATGCTATTTACATTCTAGAGGTGTCATAtggtttagggtttaaggttcCCCTTTCAAATAAGATTAGTGGGTGTGGTGCCACACTTGTCAAGGTCCACATCAGCGTCACATCATATTTGCCACACttgcaattttttttaattaatttatattaaaaataatcaattaaACTAACTTAATATAAAACTACAATTTcattaaaattcaacaaaaagtACAAAAAAAAACACTTAAGAGTTTAAAATAAAAAACCTAGAAACTAAAATTACCAAACCTAGATAGATCTAAAGGACATCTTCATCAGAAAATTGACCTTCCAAATCGTCGCCCGGTTCCGCGTTAAGATCGATATGGTCGACGTTCCAAATATGTTCCGTCAAGTCCCTACAAAGAACATGATGCGTCTCAACATCATGAATTATTGCTCTCCTCACCGAGTACTCCGGGCTTCCAACCTCAAAAGCTTGTGTCGGTGGAACGATCTCGTTTTCGTTATACTCACATATTGAATTTCATTCGTCTTCGATAATCATATTATACAATATGATATAAGTATACATCATCTCACTAATTTTCTTCTCCAAATAAGGCACGGGATATTTAAGAATATGTCAACGTTTTTTTAAAGCCCCAAATGTTTGCTCGACATCCTTTCTCGCCTTCTCTTGAGCTCTCTTAAACTTCAACCTTTTGCGATCATTTGGACAAGATAATGATGTCACAAAACAAGCATGCTCCAGATAGATCATGTCGACAAGATAATACTCGTTCCTATACGATGTTCCAGATACTTGAAAGGAAGAATCTGGTGCAGTCCCTTTATATATGTCGTCAAATAAGAAAGACATGTTAAAAATATTAATGTCATTGAGGGAGTCAGTAGAGCCAAAGAATGCATGGCATATCCACAAATCTTGTGAGGCCACCTCGTCAATTATGATGGTTGGATAACCATGATCGTCTCGGATGTATTGCCCTTTATAGGCATTCGAACAACCACCCTATGCCCAGTGGAGGCAATCTTGGCTTCCAAACATTCCAGGAAAGTTGTACACATTTGAATGATGAACATACAACTGTTGGATATCACTACAAGTAGGTTTGCGTAAATATCGTGGACCATATAATCTCATTACATACTTGCAAAATTTGTGAAGGCTAGTTCATGCAGTACATTCGGACATCCTAAGATTCTCATCTAGTGCATCAGAGCAAATGGCATGCACTAATTGACAAGCTGCAACGGTGCATTTTTGTATAGGAGAAAAACCAATTGTACCTCTAGCATCCCGTTTTTGCTGAAAAAATGGACATGCTGCCATGATGTCGTTGATGATACGCAAAAGCAGAGTTTTATGCATACAGAACCGACAACTGAAATAATATCCTTGAAACGTGGCGTCCTCAACAAAGTAATCATGCATGAGTCATTCATTAGCCACCTCACGATATTTTTGTATGTATCTTCTCTTCCTCGGGCATGCATTATCCGCATTTTGTTGTCGTAGTTCAACGATCTTCTGTTCCGCCTCCAGATTGACATTTATGGTCGTTTCAAACAGGGCATCAAACATGCCCGATAAAGATGATGAATAAGAGATTTTAAGAAAAAATATTTGAGTTGTAAAATGATTTTGATGAGATAAATGATTTTGATGAGAAAGTAGTATCCTTTAAAGCTTATATGT encodes:
- the LOC111892832 gene encoding zinc finger protein VAR3, chloroplastic, with the protein product MVVAGCSQSAEKMVRASSRLLYHLTNPKSLLHHCPFAIFGLARRHSPAFPVATLYAAPNHLLHFSRTNSLIPINFAHSFYSRATDNTWQDYNHIPANDYQVSLSHPWPEWHRLLESLSILGYFNWSSNIEDEIVANEKLSMEFVAAANSCLAFARDRPLILGWLRREDIEVLITDCYPFLFKDAHETERRIRSFLQAGGSFQARPVDLMKCIVSYASNPIIYPERNIKEATVSFVRNLLQEMANISCKVGSPEQYQEQIPRNLGPNITMKKGDWICPKCNFMNFARNTKCLECEELRPVDNSRYTKTIERGQNDRNAPSPVTIDSNNSNYLQSKQTQDPDKEEKVETWFKKMKILHNVTDPKTSVSHEENKKTEIPFSPKRHQPSSSTYVPFVPFPPNYFAKKDDNSNTCVKETGTDDVDSRSSIGNKTLVSEDTITNNTGSSGNKLRSLEGSAVIESDPLDMSEEAKAERWFRRVAQIKDISELSQIPDEDFPSIMPMRKGVNRFVVSKRKTPLERRLTSPQYRKSLRSVSFERKSEGDDDN